One region of Longimicrobium sp. genomic DNA includes:
- a CDS encoding tetratricopeptide repeat protein: MGTSFLSSEEFDERAHRLYESGDYDEALEILREGLRHHPDSALLHVGMGYVRIAREEYAWARKSFEEGLRADEEYEDAWVGLGETLLKFGQVDAALGCFARVDDLGLADDLELGLTMGRALYREGLFADARVRFSSLAGKHLDNAEVAAARGYTLHALGDDLGARRELRRALRLDPELHEARIYLAHLFHDRGDTRGALRELERVPPAEHWDTLSLWRYVELKCALEGMAQDDARLDPWRQRLIELEIEPDEVDHLLAEVEAQFESAEDAPPVLELAPQIDMILRMLNTTGVPAEQHRVRTSEGAVFEGTWEEIVERMRDESDPSMPVATFMRRTSRKIQESIGRDLPYDSPEAFVRGGARLGLLRIEE; this comes from the coding sequence ATGGGAACGTCTTTCCTCAGTTCCGAAGAGTTCGACGAACGGGCTCACCGCCTGTACGAGTCGGGCGACTACGACGAGGCGCTCGAGATACTCCGCGAGGGGCTGCGCCACCATCCCGACTCCGCGCTCCTGCACGTGGGGATGGGCTACGTGCGCATCGCCCGCGAGGAGTACGCGTGGGCGCGCAAGTCGTTCGAGGAAGGGCTGCGCGCCGACGAGGAGTACGAGGACGCGTGGGTGGGGCTCGGCGAGACGCTCCTCAAGTTCGGGCAGGTGGACGCGGCGCTCGGCTGCTTCGCCCGCGTGGACGACCTGGGGCTGGCGGACGATCTGGAGCTGGGGCTCACCATGGGCCGCGCGCTGTACCGCGAGGGGCTGTTCGCCGACGCGCGGGTGCGCTTCTCGTCGCTCGCCGGCAAGCACCTGGACAACGCCGAGGTCGCGGCCGCCCGCGGCTACACGCTGCACGCGCTGGGCGACGACCTGGGCGCCCGCCGCGAGCTGCGCCGCGCCCTGCGGCTGGACCCGGAGCTCCACGAGGCGCGCATCTACCTGGCCCACCTCTTCCACGACCGCGGCGACACGCGCGGGGCGCTGCGCGAGCTGGAGCGCGTGCCGCCCGCGGAGCACTGGGACACGCTCTCGCTGTGGCGCTACGTGGAGCTCAAGTGCGCGCTGGAGGGGATGGCGCAGGACGACGCGCGGCTCGACCCCTGGCGGCAGCGGCTGATTGAGCTGGAGATCGAGCCGGACGAGGTGGACCACCTGCTGGCCGAGGTGGAAGCGCAGTTCGAGAGCGCCGAGGACGCGCCGCCGGTGCTGGAGCTGGCGCCGCAGATCGACATGATCCTGCGCATGCTCAACACCACCGGCGTCCCCGCCGAGCAGCACCGCGTGCGGACGAGCGAAGGGGCGGTGTTCGAGGGGACGTGGGAGGAGATCGTGGAGCGGATGCGCGACGAGAGCGATCCGTCGATGCCCGTCGCCACCTTCATGCGCCGCACCTCGCGGAAGATCCAGGAGAGCATCGGGCGCGACCTGCCGTACGACTCGCCGGAAGCGTTCGTTCGGGGCGGAGCGCGGCTGGGCCTTCTCCGCATCGAGGAGTAG